GTTCTGATTTcattcatacattgttttgcCTTTgggtaaattttgtatttactatTAATCTTGCCTACCAAAATTCCCCGGACATAAAAACTTCAATTGCTAATGAGGTTTTGTAGCGGATAAATTTAAATTAGGgacagattttttaaattgatatttacatatttttatttcgcAAAATAGgaagaattaaaataaagatcgttatttttccacttaactatatcttttcaaagaaaaatccATTTCATCATTTGAAACAGATTTGCACTTGGATTAATGTgttttttcatctatattttCTGATAATTTAACTCGATACAATTTTAAGAAACATACAATCAATTGAAGCTGTTTCTCAAATATATTGCTAATAAATCCTGATATTTGTTTGATAAAGATTATgacgttgaaaaatgaaaacattattaacaatgaagttttttggtaattttacgcATCCGCTTACAAATATATTTCGACGGAACAGAAAAGTTGATTGATTTGTTTCTATCTAAAATTatacaaaggaaaaaaatcaccGAAACACTTCAATCAAAACAATTCGTTACATTAAATGAACTTTCTCCACCTTAAAACAaactatattttaaatgcagtttTAACCTAGAGCTGGAAGGCAAATTCGTAAAACTCCTCCAAGGCAAATACAAGCAACCATTTAAGCGTTCTTGCTAATATACGCGTGCTTTTTTGCCCCTGGTTATTTAGCGCCAATAACAATGGCCCTAagatatcattatattttacttCTTGTCTGATTATGAACGAGAAggtctttgttttttttccaggtttttttcttaccatatgtttttctttaaaacaaggATCGAGTGTGACCGCGttattgttttttgttcataTGGAATACACCTTCATCTTTATACAGAATGTTGTAtcaatttacatttgaaaacttCTTTCTAACGAAAAGgatatttaaagttttatttacgATCGGAAAGAAATATGTAGAAAATGtaagtattttgtttttattcactCGCAAAGAGCGGTAGTTATTTTCTTCTTTCTAGCAATTTGAAGCATCTAATATTTACTTCattctattattttatttaaaatgtattaaaatgtgcTGCTTCAAAAAAttgtgcatttaaaaaaacatacgtATATTAAAACTTCTATAAtaaatattgtgtcatatgtATAAAGAAATGCTGATTCTCGTTGTTTcgtcatatatttatttatgtcaatgtgataaaataaagagaaaaaacgacgaaattttattacataattaaaTTTCAGCGACTTGTTagtagataaatatatattatttattttcgtTTCTTCctattaacaaaattttattgtttttgttgtaGTTTTAGCTGTTTATTGTATTCATAgaatgaatatttttgttatttgtacCCGTCGGGAATAGGTAATGTTTTTAAAGCTAAAACACTATTATTCATATCATCATTATCACcaaaatagaaattcaaaaaaaaaatgaaataaaaatgaaatatttaagagcttattattattttatttgctgATATTATTTACGgattttagaaatattaaagCTATCagataaaagaaattgtttgtagaaaaaaaaatgaaaattgttttttttttaaaatttgcttctATTTACTTGGATCtattatttatacttttttaaactcGATATCTACCTCGCTTCAACGCGTACATTCCAATGAATACACTTGTATGTATAAATTTCCTTTTAGGCAAAAACTTTATTGTTATTGGAACCTGTTACTGTTTTGTCTTCAAAGCATGTAAACTTAtgaaaaaggaaataattatttttgacgAGAAAATATCACATTGTGTTCGGCGACAGGTTATTAATGTAGCAAACAATTTTCCCTCAAAATGCCTACGTACTTACCATCTAATTCATAGTTAGTGACTGTCACTCGCATAATAATGGAGAAAACACATATGTACTAATGAATATTCATCACCGTATTTTGCACCTATCAGTCAGAGTAACCTTCGTTCTCTCTGGTGACACACGGGGGACACAGTATAAATACTAAGTGTACTGAGTCGTGATTTATTGCAAAGTCTTCTGTCACCCAATCTTGATATTTACAACAAAACACAGTCGAtgtattttttgtgtattttaatttattttcatggtTTCCTTGACCGCGTGTACAATGGTATACTCTTTATATGTTCTCAGAAGTGGAAAATTTCACCATTCACTCACATTCACACATGGTTACACATAAACATGTTTCTTGCTTGCACAGAATTTTGATCACGAGACAATGGCGGTAAGGAATGCAAAAGTGACGTATTTGTCGTCTggaattaatatataaaaactctCTTTCAAATAATGAGTATTTCCTTATAAACTGTACACACAAAAAATCTAGCATCAGTAACGTATCatacatataaacatatttctttacgaaatatatttgaacaaaaggaaaaaaataaagactagaacaaataaaatgtaatgctcACTTACATTGTGATAATGCTAATTCTTAATAAACAGAAACAAAGAACCATATTGCAGCAACTGTGGCCCAAAGTTACACGTACATCTTTACAGATTTATTACATAGATAAACATACAAAATTATCTTTCCTCGAATTCAAGGAAAACCAAATCAGGAAAATGTTATTCCTTAATGTATGTCTTCaattgaaatgtttttgtttttaacaatcgagaataattaatcaattcttttgttttcttttatatttgtgTCACTATTCtcgattacaaattttattgcCCGAAGAACTATTTTCTTTGTTTGAGAGAAAGACAGATGGATTTCACATGAAATTCATTGAAACAATCTAAATCTGTTGATACGTGTATAAAATAATGACCCTgacaaaaaattgaacaaaacgTAGAGGCTCATCGGTTCTTCACTAAGCTGTTGTGAACCAATGGGCTCTAGTCATGTACAACTGATCCCTCAGTCAGAATCAGTCAGCACTTTTGATATCGACTGCGTCCGTTGTCCACTGTGCAATACCGCTCACGCGCGCGCACGCATACACATGCAGCACACTAAGATCATTCTCTGCGGTTTTCGTCTTTGTCGGGGAGTTTGGATTTGACCCCACTGTCCATCTGCTGACCTTGAACCTGGGTGTTCCCCGTCGAGTAAGATTTGtccaatatttttaacatttcattaAGATAGGCCTGCACGGCCGTCAAAGAGGCCACAACGGCTGGTGACCCAAAACCATGAGTAATTAAACTAAAATGAGTTAAATGTCTCTGGATGCCTGGCTCCAGGATGGGTTGGGGTCTTGTGTTTCCGAGCGGGGAGCGGTCTTGGTTCAACAAGTCCATGAACTCCTTCAAAATTTGcctaaaacagaaaaaaaacctttaatgTTACAATAAATTTCTCGCACTTagttttatctttttctttaattcatGTCCTTAAAATATGTGACACGTGAACATTTATTGTTGTAGGAACTATTTTACTGATGTAATGTCCCGGTGGGGCCAAATTCTTACTTTGTGGCTAAGATCATGTTTTTGCGGGCCATTTGGTCTGTTGGATCATTACTGTATTGCCTTGTGTTGTACTCAGCGCATTGGCGAGCTGGAAACTCGGTCTCACACAGGTATCCGTAATCTCTGGCAAGTCGAACGGCTTCACCTGAAACAAAACCGCCAATTTAAAATCCATCATTAcctgtacatatattttatatctcaTCTCACTGTTAAAAGCATATGTTGCAAGTCATAGTTTTTGCTACGGTTGTCATTTAATGTTTTgggttttatttgaaatctcCGTCGTTTTTCGAGGAAAATAACACGTGTGGTTGGGGATCTTTATCCAACAAACATGTTACCATATTTTGATAACGAATAAATTCTCTCTCGGTttgtaaagaaaacttttttttttctaatgtgattttattcttttaaaatgtctCTCTAACCAGGAGACCGTGTCAAATCTAATCTGACAAAGAAATCCTGTTCCTCCTAACAGACAAAATAAGAACAACACAAAACTAGGAGCAATGGCTGAACAGATGACCTAGAAATAGTGCAGTAGTTTTATATGTAGGTAGAAACCTCGGTCTTTTCGGTCCGACAGACCAAGATGTAGGTTGTGATTGATGGATGTTTGTGACTGTTGTACCGCTAGGAATTCTGGCATTGaaattctctctctcctctctctctctctctctctctctctctctctctctctctctctctctctctctctctctctctcgtaaaataaagatttttctctcGGTATTTCTTCCACTACATCAATTTTTACTCTAATATaataaaccaaaataaaaaaaaatatttccctaTCGCTGTACACTTTATACAGAACTCATCCCAAATTCAATTGATATAGTCATCTACtttgatattgatttaataaaataaaaaaaccgcAATATGAATGTTTCATAAAGGgaaaaagaaatagagagatAATATCgatattataaattttctatttgtagCGGATAGAAAAGGGACGCACACACACAATCTGCATATAAAACAGGTGATCTGCTTGAACGAAATGCTCTGTTAATTTATCATGCGTATCCACAAAAGGAAATACTGCATGGCCGTCCCATGTACAATCTCACAACCAAAAGGGTCACCAAGTCTGTCTTCTTGTGTGTAATGACGGTCGGTTTGTCTTTGAATGGCGTTTGTAGTTTTGTATACATCATTATATAAAAAACTTTACTCTCACTATATTCAGTATCATGGGAATCTATTCGAGCAGATGATTGTcttattttgtgtattacatgcacgtaaagatcaaatattcatttaatacaTTCAGCGTTACGTATTATATACGttataaataatgcaatattgAGCATAAAAATATCCACGCCTTTACGACCAATTAATCTTCATTTAGAAGTAAATATGCTACACGaagtgtgtacatgtacatatgtatgcaAGTATCGTCATAGGTACTGGCGCACAAGTCTTAGTTGACGATGGTAGTTGTTTTGACACACCGAGTGTATCATCTGTTACACACAGGACTGGAACAGATGAAAGACCGCTGTGGCCAAATAGCTGCCATCAATTTCATTAGATCATCACCATATATCACTGGGACAATTTTATGACTTCATTGTATTATCGAGATATTTGGGGGCCAAAATAGGGAAAAGATCCTAATTAGGttgaatttctatttatatACATCAAGGTatacaaatgataaaaatgttttgatttcgGCTTCCTATCAAAGTTGATCTTGATGAATAATTaacttgtttaaaataaatcaaaagaatATCATTACATCTTCTCTTTAACCCTATAGCAATTTAAAGAATGAGTAATTATAAGATAACCAATTAGGTAataaatagatatatgtaaagaaaaaatcctttcAATAATTCAAGGAAATTGATAAGGACAATCAAAGACGGTTTCAGCTTCACCTTTGGCAGTATTCAAAAGGGAATTTGAATCAAAGCACTGTGCTAGCATATTTACGAGTTAATGCATcgaaaattgcaatttttaggCATTTGCAGACGTAATGAATatggaagtacatgtactggtatatatTAAACCCATCCTATAAGCGGTGTACTAATATTATGTCTTCAGTTAGGGTTAGAAAGGAAAACAAGGGGCATTACTCACCTTCTACTAATGACGTCAGAAGTGTGACGTTAGCGGCCTTTCTGCGGCCAGCCGGAAGACTAAGTCCTATCTTGTCTAATTTGTCTCGTAACGATCGTCCACCATTCTTAGACTTTGCCCTGAAAATAAAACGTTTTATTAATAAAGCtcaactaaataaaaaaaaaacaaaaaaaccccccaatTTTTGGTTATCCCAAAAAATCCAAATACTAATACTTAGCACTATTTACAGTTTATCGTTCTTTATATCTTCTTAGTCTGTGTGCGTTTTGCACGTTTAGAAACAGGTGACACTGTGTTTATTAGGTTATTGTAAGCATTAGAGTCGAGACGGACACAATAAACTTGAAATCTGTCGTATTAATTTACATCTGCATAGTGTCTTTGTctctataaaaatattgtttttaatttttactttccTTGCAAATGTACGATGcatatattatattcattaataaatgttgataaatataaccttacaattttttttatggaatAATGCATTGTATGACTCTATGCTCGTTcttcatttttgcatttttaaaaaataaaaaaaaatgcgcaTGAAGGAAAAACCAATTATGAAAAATGCAAAACGTTTtaatactgtatacatgtactcattAAAAGGTAATCCTCGATATGGTTTAGATTTAATACCCTTGAGGGCTTTTCAAACAGGGAAACTACCTAAGAGGTTTTGTGAAATTCTTCAAAATAAGACCTTTTAATACCACGAAGACACAATCAAATAGCGACATACGTGTATGTAGAATTCAGTTTCAATATACACTGCGATAAAGTCATTTGGACAACAGGCTAgattaatgtattattttttctggATTTAAAAAAGGTATCAAACGAGTCAATATGCATTATATTGAAGGATTTCTACTGATCGATTTTAATCTCTCTTATGTATTAATGCAAAGTAAGATCATTAATAACTCAACTTGTCAAGGGCTCTTAACATGATTTAAAGGTTTATTCAGGCTCAATgtttatcttttcttttaagATATATTGGTAAACGTTACCATAAAAACTGCACCAgttgataaaatacattatatattgAGGAAATATCaatacaattaattaaaaataaacgtCAAGTAAAATAAACCCATTTAgccaaaaatataaaacaccaaaaaaaaaactttgaaaaaaaaagttcaaaaagtTTTGCATTGAATTCATTGAACAGGTGACAATATGGAAATCCGTGGGTTATTTAAAGATTAAGACAAGTTCTTTGGATAATTGTTTGTAAATTCGCTCCCTgttgaaaatttcattgttCCATATGAATAACCCATTGCTGAGATTCTAAAAGATGCTTGAAATGATGATACATCAGGCTGCAGACCTCTGCTGTGATAAACACACTGAGGACCCTTAATTGGTAGCGTCTCCGCGTCTTTGATGCTATTTGTGAACCCTCCGCCTTCACGGAAAAACAGTAGGAGGACACTTGTCAAAGAAAATGGAACGGAAACCTGCATCTGTTATTATACCCACTTCAAAAATCGCTTACCTTCGGAGCACTCCTCCCAGTAGTGAGGCGTTGAGGCATTCCGGTGGCGACAACCGTCTCTGGACCTCGGCGACAGTGACCTTGTATTTTGAGGTACTACTGAGGAGGGACAGCCGCCCGGGCACTGAGCAGAATACGTCCCCCGGGGAAGTGATCCCGGAAATGACCAGATCCTTGCTGTTGTCATTTTTAGGTCTGATACCTGAAGAAAAGCATTAAAAATCCAGTGAATGGTTGGTACATGCAATTTGTGTGTATTTTGCATTTCAGGTTTTACAATATCCCTAAACAATGTAGTATGATAGGATCGCCAGTGTTGAGGATTTTAAAGGTGTGAACAGGCTTTGGTTTTCTTAATATGTGACCGAAACCTATAAGTTACGGAGCTAGATTTGTCGGCTTCTGTTCCATCAAATCATTTTGCATGAACATTACGGAACGCACTCTGGTGTGTAATCTCGGTTTATTAAATAACTCTTCTTAGCTCATTATCTGTGTGTAGAGAAGAGACAGATTTCATCAAAGTCCCGAGAAACTGATGAAATTAGGTTCTACCCTTTCCCAAGCAgttctttgtaatgtaaacgTAATTGGAGAAAATTTCATTAAGAAAACCACGAATGTTTGTCCGTATTTGGTTAAAAGGAACACATTGGAACATTACAATTCGTCACGCTATTACAAATCGACCCAGCAAGGCTGCAAGTCTTGATCTATGAAAAATACCCAAAAGAGCCGTTTATtctgttgagagagagagagagggatggatgggagagagagaaagagaaaataCACACAAACCAAAACTTACTGTGTCTTGATTGCATACATGGTATACAAATTAActacatatatcagaaattgATTTCATACGATTTCACACCT
This portion of the Magallana gigas chromosome 7, xbMagGiga1.1, whole genome shotgun sequence genome encodes:
- the LOC105325417 gene encoding transcription factor AP-2-epsilon isoform X2 encodes the protein MSFLAIESNSPWQDRRDVSSHGGLGQLVSSVSSAGSFPPAPRLSHTPTSDFQPPYFPPPYNLPSQQTMDFHHPHFNADSYSHLSNFHQQSQQHYHQLHPPERNVLRYKEEPLHNMHPGLTPPHSEYGGIRRPDILMSGGHPLGFGDQNTNLLNIHPSAGLPGIEDGIHQGAIDESGNYISSDHNGVIRKGIRPKNDNSKDLVISGITSPGDVFCSVPGRLSLLSSTSKYKVTVAEVQRRLSPPECLNASLLGGVLRRAKSKNGGRSLRDKLDKIGLSLPAGRRKAANVTLLTSLVEGEAVRLARDYGYLCETEFPARQCAEYNTRQYSNDPTDQMARKNMILATKQILKEFMDLLNQDRSPLGNTRPQPILEPGIQRHLTHFSLITHGFGSPAVVASLTAVQAYLNEMLKILDKSYSTGNTQVQGQQMDSGVKSKLPDKDENRRE
- the LOC105325417 gene encoding transcription factor AP-2-epsilon isoform X1, producing MAQVSPTGHVATAEETGQAKVNGSGSITDLDQSQSYYRKEEMPEAFNGLLSESEDRRDVSSHGGLGQLVSSVSSAGSFPPAPRLSHTPTSDFQPPYFPPPYNLPSQQTMDFHHPHFNADSYSHLSNFHQQSQQHYHQLHPPERNVLRYKEEPLHNMHPGLTPPHSEYGGIRRPDILMSGGHPLGFGDQNTNLLNIHPSAGLPGIEDGIHQGAIDESGNYISSDHNGVIRKGIRPKNDNSKDLVISGITSPGDVFCSVPGRLSLLSSTSKYKVTVAEVQRRLSPPECLNASLLGGVLRRAKSKNGGRSLRDKLDKIGLSLPAGRRKAANVTLLTSLVEGEAVRLARDYGYLCETEFPARQCAEYNTRQYSNDPTDQMARKNMILATKQILKEFMDLLNQDRSPLGNTRPQPILEPGIQRHLTHFSLITHGFGSPAVVASLTAVQAYLNEMLKILDKSYSTGNTQVQGQQMDSGVKSKLPDKDENRRE
- the LOC105325417 gene encoding transcription factor AP-2-epsilon isoform X3 yields the protein MPESYGYTDRRDVSSHGGLGQLVSSVSSAGSFPPAPRLSHTPTSDFQPPYFPPPYNLPSQQTMDFHHPHFNADSYSHLSNFHQQSQQHYHQLHPPERNVLRYKEEPLHNMHPGLTPPHSEYGGIRRPDILMSGGHPLGFGDQNTNLLNIHPSAGLPGIEDGIHQGAIDESGNYISSDHNGVIRKGIRPKNDNSKDLVISGITSPGDVFCSVPGRLSLLSSTSKYKVTVAEVQRRLSPPECLNASLLGGVLRRAKSKNGGRSLRDKLDKIGLSLPAGRRKAANVTLLTSLVEGEAVRLARDYGYLCETEFPARQCAEYNTRQYSNDPTDQMARKNMILATKQILKEFMDLLNQDRSPLGNTRPQPILEPGIQRHLTHFSLITHGFGSPAVVASLTAVQAYLNEMLKILDKSYSTGNTQVQGQQMDSGVKSKLPDKDENRRE